One Vicingus serpentipes DNA window includes the following coding sequences:
- the tatC gene encoding twin-arginine translocase subunit TatC, whose product MSEETKNRADMSFLEHLEVLRWHLVRSSIAVLVFMIGIFSFKSFVFDEIILAQKSSSFWTYELFCKISHWLGKGDALCMEDISFSLINITMSGQFTMHLVVSLIGGLILGFPYILFEIWRFIAPALEAKERKYARGLVFSGSFLFALGILFGYYLISPLSVQFLGNYKVSDLVENQISLSSFISTVTTITLACGLVFQLPLIVYFLAKVGLVTPEFMRKFRKHAIVVVLILSAIITPPDISSQVLMAIPLLILYEFSIFIAKRVIKNQ is encoded by the coding sequence ATGAGTGAGGAAACCAAAAATAGAGCTGATATGTCATTTCTTGAACACTTAGAGGTGTTGAGGTGGCATTTGGTGCGTTCAAGCATTGCAGTTTTGGTTTTTATGATTGGTATTTTTTCATTTAAATCTTTTGTATTTGATGAGATAATACTTGCTCAAAAAAGTTCTAGCTTTTGGACTTATGAGCTATTTTGTAAAATCTCACATTGGTTAGGAAAGGGTGATGCACTTTGCATGGAAGATATTAGTTTTAGCTTAATTAATATAACCATGAGTGGTCAGTTTACGATGCATTTAGTCGTTTCTTTAATTGGAGGTTTAATTTTAGGATTCCCTTATATATTATTTGAGATTTGGCGTTTTATTGCACCAGCTTTAGAAGCTAAAGAACGTAAATATGCTAGAGGGCTAGTTTTCTCAGGTTCATTTTTATTTGCCTTAGGCATTTTGTTTGGCTACTACTTAATTTCCCCTTTATCTGTTCAATTTTTAGGTAATTATAAGGTGAGCGATTTGGTAGAAAATCAAATTAGTTTAAGCTCTTTTATTTCTACGGTAACTACAATTACATTAGCATGTGGATTGGTTTTTCAGTTGCCATTAATCGTTTATTTCTTGGCAAAAGTTGGTTTGGTTACTCCAGAGTTTATGCGCAAATTTCGTAAGCATGCTATAGTGGTTGTATTAATCCTTTCTGCAATTATTACCCCTCCCGATATTTCTAGCCAAGTGCTAATGGCAATACCTCTACTAATTTTATATGAGTTTAGTATTTTTATAGCTAAGCGAGTAATAAAAAATCAGTAA
- the lptB gene encoding LPS export ABC transporter ATP-binding protein, with protein MILRAENIKKKYGKRDVVKGVSIEVKQGEIVGLLGPNGAGKTTSFYMIVGLIKPNDGKVFLDDKEITQAPMYKRAQMGIGYLPQEVSVFRKLSVEDNISAILEMMPLSKEEQKSRLEELIEEFSLGHVRKNLGHNLSGGEKRRTEIARALASNPSFILLDEPFAGVDPIAVEDIQTIVAKLKDKNIGILITDHNVQETLSITDRAYLLFEGAILKAGTAEELANDEQVRRVYLGKHFELKRKV; from the coding sequence ATGATTTTAAGAGCCGAAAACATAAAAAAGAAATACGGTAAAAGAGATGTTGTAAAAGGTGTTTCTATTGAAGTGAAGCAAGGAGAAATAGTTGGGTTATTAGGTCCAAATGGAGCAGGGAAAACAACTTCTTTTTACATGATTGTTGGGTTGATTAAACCTAACGATGGTAAGGTTTTTTTAGATGATAAAGAAATTACTCAAGCACCAATGTATAAAAGGGCTCAAATGGGTATTGGTTATTTACCTCAAGAGGTTTCAGTGTTTCGTAAGTTGAGTGTGGAGGATAATATTTCGGCAATTTTAGAAATGATGCCTTTATCGAAAGAGGAGCAAAAAAGCCGTTTAGAGGAATTGATTGAGGAGTTTAGTTTAGGGCATGTGCGTAAAAATTTAGGACATAATTTAAGTGGTGGAGAAAAGCGTAGAACGGAAATAGCTAGAGCATTGGCTTCTAACCCTAGCTTTATTTTATTAGATGAACCTTTTGCTGGAGTTGATCCAATTGCTGTAGAAGATATCCAAACCATTGTAGCAAAGCTAAAAGACAAAAATATTGGGATATTGATTACCGACCACAACGTACAAGAAACCTTAAGTATTACTGATAGAGCTTATTTGTTGTTTGAAGGAGCAATACTAAAAGCAGGTACTGCCGAAGAACTAGCTAACGATGAGCAAGTACGTAGAGTTTATTTAGGTAAGCACTTTGAGTTAAAGAGGAAGGTTTGA
- the recJ gene encoding single-stranded-DNA-specific exonuclease RecJ, with product MEKRWQINEQANESETKKLSESLNNLDLTLTNILLQRGIDTFDKAKSFFRPSLDEIHDPFLMKDMDKAVSRLQQAIENNEKILVFGDYDVDGTTSVALVYSYLKNYYQNLEYYIPDRYTEGYGISYQGIDYAAENNFKLIIALDCGIKAIEKVDYASEKGVDFIICDHHRPGDTIPNAVAVLDQKREDCNYPYKELSGCGVGFKLMQAWTKQTKKEEAKLFEYLDLLAISTCADIVPITGENRVFVYYGLKVINENPRLGVKTLIDLANKKKDLTSTDVVFTIAPRINAAGRIETGNKAVEMLVEENKTSALGFGKNINELNTDRKDLDRDITAEALAMIAENTSLQTKKTTVLFQENWHKGVIGIVASRLIETHYRPTIILTESNGKATGSARSVKDFDVYNAIDACSDLLEQFGGHKYAAGLTMKLENLDAFIEKFEEVVNEQIDDELLIPQVTIDAKLELNQINDKFYSILKQFAPTGPSNMRPVFMSENVFSTQNSRIVGENHLKLEVFQEENPDLKFACIGFNLGHLLDEIAEGVPFSIVYNIEENTWNGNTTLQLSIKDLKV from the coding sequence ATGGAAAAGCGTTGGCAAATAAATGAGCAAGCAAATGAAAGTGAAACCAAAAAGCTTTCGGAATCGCTTAATAATTTAGATTTAACACTTACAAATATTTTGCTTCAAAGAGGAATTGACACATTTGACAAGGCAAAATCATTTTTTAGACCTAGCTTAGATGAAATTCATGACCCTTTTTTGATGAAGGATATGGATAAGGCTGTAAGTCGTTTGCAGCAAGCGATTGAAAACAATGAGAAAATTTTAGTTTTTGGTGATTATGATGTAGATGGAACAACCTCTGTTGCATTGGTTTACTCTTATCTTAAAAATTATTATCAAAATTTAGAATACTACATTCCTGATAGGTATACCGAAGGTTATGGGATTTCTTACCAAGGAATAGATTATGCTGCCGAAAATAATTTTAAGCTAATTATAGCATTAGATTGCGGAATTAAAGCAATCGAAAAAGTTGATTATGCTTCAGAAAAAGGAGTTGATTTTATTATTTGTGACCATCACCGACCTGGCGACACCATACCAAATGCTGTTGCTGTTTTAGACCAAAAAAGAGAAGATTGTAATTACCCTTATAAAGAATTATCGGGTTGTGGAGTTGGATTTAAGTTGATGCAAGCTTGGACTAAACAAACCAAAAAAGAAGAAGCTAAACTATTTGAATATTTAGACTTATTGGCAATAAGCACTTGTGCAGATATCGTTCCTATTACGGGTGAAAACAGAGTTTTTGTATACTATGGCTTAAAAGTTATTAATGAAAACCCAAGGCTTGGAGTTAAAACATTAATTGACTTAGCTAACAAAAAAAAGGACTTAACTTCTACTGATGTAGTGTTTACAATTGCCCCAAGAATTAATGCTGCTGGCAGAATAGAAACAGGAAATAAAGCAGTTGAAATGTTGGTAGAAGAAAACAAAACCTCAGCACTTGGTTTTGGCAAAAACATAAATGAGCTCAATACCGACAGAAAGGATTTAGACAGAGATATTACTGCTGAAGCATTGGCAATGATAGCAGAAAACACTTCGCTACAAACAAAAAAAACAACTGTTCTTTTTCAAGAAAATTGGCACAAAGGAGTAATAGGAATTGTGGCTTCTCGATTAATTGAAACGCACTACCGCCCAACCATTATTTTAACCGAATCGAACGGTAAAGCAACTGGATCTGCACGTTCGGTAAAAGATTTTGATGTGTACAATGCGATTGATGCTTGTAGCGATTTATTGGAGCAATTTGGTGGTCACAAATACGCTGCAGGCTTAACCATGAAGCTCGAAAACTTAGATGCTTTTATTGAAAAATTTGAAGAAGTAGTTAATGAACAAATCGATGATGAATTACTTATACCACAAGTAACTATTGATGCTAAATTAGAATTGAACCAGATTAACGATAAGTTTTACAGTATATTGAAACAATTTGCCCCAACTGGACCAAGCAATATGCGACCAGTTTTTATGAGTGAAAACGTTTTTAGTACACAAAACTCTAGAATTGTTGGTGAAAACCACTTAAAATTAGAGGTTTTTCAAGAAGAAAACCCTGATTTAAAATTTGCTTGTATTGGGTTTAATCTCGGGCATTTATTGGATGAAATTGCCGAAGGTGTGCCTTTTAGTATTGTTTACAATATTGAAGAAAATACTTGGAATGGAAACACTACTTTGCAGCTAAGTATTAAGGATTTGAAGGTTTAA
- a CDS encoding chorismate mutase encodes MKLNLNIANKKEWLVKEVPVIISGPCSVESEEQVLDTVQQITSNNRIDIIRGGIWKPRTRPNSFEGIGEVGLSWLKKAGEAVNLPVATEVANAEHVELCLKNNIDILWIGARTTVSPFAVQEIADALKGVDIPIFVKNPINPDLNLWIGALERLNAAGINRLGAIHRGFSSFDKSSYRNAPMWELPIELKILCPDLPIICDPSHIAGSRDLLYTVSQKALDLEMDGLMIESHFNPSIAKSDAEQQVSPDDLTIIINQLKVRTSGSSNKDFTNKLEELRAVIDELDQELINKFASRMDLIEKIGSFKKENGVTILQIERWEEIIKNRTFLAEKAGLSNDFIKKLLEIVHQESIRLQTKVMNNSSILGDSK; translated from the coding sequence TTGAAACTTAATCTAAACATAGCAAACAAAAAAGAATGGTTAGTTAAGGAGGTTCCTGTAATTATCTCAGGACCTTGTAGTGTTGAATCTGAAGAGCAAGTTTTAGATACGGTTCAACAAATTACATCTAATAACAGAATTGATATTATAAGAGGTGGAATATGGAAGCCTCGAACTCGGCCTAATTCATTTGAAGGAATTGGTGAAGTTGGTTTAAGCTGGTTAAAAAAAGCAGGTGAAGCTGTTAATTTGCCAGTTGCTACAGAAGTAGCTAACGCTGAACATGTTGAACTTTGCTTAAAAAACAACATCGATATTTTATGGATAGGTGCAAGAACTACAGTTAGTCCTTTTGCAGTGCAAGAAATTGCTGACGCCTTAAAAGGTGTTGATATACCCATTTTTGTAAAAAACCCAATTAATCCTGATTTAAACTTGTGGATAGGGGCTTTAGAGAGATTAAATGCTGCTGGAATAAATAGACTAGGAGCAATTCATCGTGGGTTTTCATCATTCGATAAATCGTCATATCGGAATGCTCCTATGTGGGAACTTCCTATAGAACTAAAAATACTTTGTCCTGATTTACCTATAATTTGCGACCCAAGCCATATTGCTGGCAGCAGGGATTTATTATATACAGTTTCTCAAAAAGCATTGGATTTAGAAATGGATGGCTTAATGATTGAAAGCCATTTTAATCCGAGTATTGCTAAAAGTGATGCAGAACAGCAAGTTAGCCCAGATGACCTAACAATAATTATCAACCAATTAAAAGTTAGAACTAGTGGCTCTTCTAATAAAGATTTTACGAATAAACTTGAAGAGCTAAGAGCTGTTATAGATGAGTTAGACCAAGAATTGATTAATAAGTTTGCCTCTAGAATGGACTTAATTGAAAAGATTGGGTCATTTAAAAAAGAAAATGGAGTTACTATTTTACAAATTGAACGTTGGGAAGAAATTATAAAAAACAGAACTTTTTTAGCTGAAAAAGCAGGACTAAGTAATGACTTCATAAAAAAATTATTAGAGATTGTTCATCAAGAATCTATTCGCTTGCAAACTAAAGTAATGAATAATTCGAGCATTTTGGGAGATAGTAAATAA
- the dxs gene encoding 1-deoxy-D-xylulose-5-phosphate synthase: MANNFITGDLLKSVNLPQDLRNKISEDQLPQLCDELRDFIVDIVSQKGGHFGASLGVVELTVALHYVFNTPYDKLVWDVGHQAYGHKILTGRRDVFHTNRIYKGISGFPKPSESEYDAFAVGHSSTSISAALGMAVASNYLKEENRQHVAIIGDGSMTAGMAFEGLNHGGVENTNLLVILNDNCMAIDPNVGALKEYLTDITTSHTYNKVKDEVWNLLGSISKFGPNAQAIVQKIENGIKSTLLKQSNLFESLNFRYFGPVDGHDVNYLAKVLADLKDIPGPKILHCITEKGKGYQPAEAGDTTKWHAPGLFNKDTGEIIKITPKNPEPPKFQDVFGHTIVELAEKNDKIVGVTPAMPSGCSLNIMMKAMPDRAFDVGIAEQHAVTFSAGMAAQGLVPFCNIYSSFMQRAYDQVIHDVALQKLQVVFCLDRGGVVGADGPTHHGAYDLAYFRCIPNMIVSAPLNEEELRNLMYTAQVENNGPFSIRYPRGNGSMIEWKTPFKKIKIGTGQRLKNGEDIAILSIGAIGEEAKKAIKELEKEGLSVAHYDMRFIKPIDELLLHEVFAKFNKVVTVEDGCIMGGLGSAVLEFMADNNYSATVKRLGIPDQFIEHGTQQELYNECFYDVAAIKETVKSLVQKQTNKALA, from the coding sequence ATGGCAAACAATTTTATCACTGGTGATTTATTAAAATCAGTCAATTTACCTCAAGATTTAAGAAATAAAATTTCTGAAGATCAACTTCCGCAATTATGTGATGAATTAAGAGATTTTATTGTAGATATAGTTTCTCAAAAAGGAGGGCATTTTGGCGCTAGCCTTGGTGTTGTTGAATTAACCGTTGCTCTTCATTATGTTTTTAATACTCCTTATGATAAATTAGTTTGGGATGTCGGTCACCAAGCATATGGTCATAAAATATTGACTGGAAGAAGAGACGTTTTTCATACAAACAGAATCTACAAAGGAATTAGTGGTTTTCCAAAACCTTCTGAAAGTGAATATGACGCTTTTGCTGTGGGGCACTCATCAACTTCTATTTCTGCTGCATTAGGAATGGCTGTAGCTTCAAATTATTTAAAAGAAGAAAATAGACAACATGTAGCAATTATTGGAGATGGTTCGATGACTGCAGGTATGGCGTTTGAAGGATTGAATCATGGTGGGGTTGAGAATACAAATTTGCTGGTTATCTTAAATGATAATTGCATGGCAATTGACCCAAATGTAGGAGCCTTAAAAGAATATTTAACCGATATAACAACTTCTCATACTTACAATAAAGTTAAAGATGAAGTATGGAATTTACTAGGGTCAATTAGTAAATTTGGACCAAATGCTCAGGCAATAGTTCAAAAAATTGAAAACGGAATAAAATCTACCTTATTAAAACAAAGCAATTTATTTGAATCTCTTAATTTTAGGTATTTTGGACCTGTTGACGGGCATGATGTAAATTATTTAGCTAAAGTTTTAGCAGATTTAAAAGATATTCCTGGCCCAAAAATTTTGCACTGTATAACTGAAAAAGGCAAAGGTTACCAACCTGCTGAAGCTGGTGATACAACTAAATGGCATGCCCCTGGATTATTTAACAAAGACACTGGTGAGATTATAAAAATAACTCCCAAAAACCCAGAACCACCTAAATTTCAAGATGTTTTTGGACATACAATAGTTGAACTTGCTGAAAAAAATGATAAAATTGTTGGGGTAACTCCTGCGATGCCTTCTGGCTGTTCTCTAAATATTATGATGAAAGCAATGCCTGATAGAGCATTTGATGTTGGAATTGCTGAGCAACATGCTGTAACTTTTTCTGCTGGTATGGCAGCTCAAGGATTAGTTCCTTTTTGCAATATCTACTCTTCATTTATGCAACGTGCTTACGACCAAGTAATACATGATGTAGCTTTACAAAAATTACAAGTTGTATTTTGCTTAGACAGAGGAGGAGTTGTTGGTGCAGACGGTCCTACACATCACGGAGCTTATGATTTAGCTTATTTTAGATGTATCCCTAACATGATTGTTTCTGCGCCTCTAAACGAAGAGGAATTAAGAAATTTAATGTACACAGCCCAAGTCGAAAATAACGGCCCTTTCTCTATTCGATACCCTAGAGGAAATGGTTCTATGATTGAATGGAAAACTCCTTTCAAAAAAATAAAAATAGGGACAGGTCAACGCCTTAAAAATGGAGAAGATATTGCTATTTTATCTATAGGTGCAATTGGTGAAGAAGCTAAAAAGGCTATTAAAGAATTAGAAAAAGAAGGCCTAAGTGTTGCTCACTACGACATGAGGTTTATTAAACCAATTGACGAGTTATTGCTCCATGAAGTATTTGCTAAATTCAACAAAGTAGTAACGGTTGAAGATGGCTGTATTATGGGTGGCTTAGGTAGCGCTGTATTAGAATTTATGGCTGACAACAACTATTCTGCAACTGTAAAACGTTTGGGTATTCCTGATCAATTTATTGAACACGGAACACAACAAGAACTTTACAACGAATGTTTTTATGATGTTGCTGCAATTAAAGAAACCGTAAAATCTCTTGTTCAGAAACAAACCAACAAAGCTTTAGCTTAG
- the yihA gene encoding ribosome biogenesis GTP-binding protein YihA/YsxC has translation MKITSAEFVISNTKLDLCPKPDKAEYAFIGRSNVGKSSLINYIVNNKNLAKTSGRPGKTQLINHFIINEEWYLVDLPGYGYAQTSKKNRAKWEQFISDYILQRENLLNLFVLIDSRLPAQKIDLDFMEWLGEKGVPFSIVFTKIDKLSSTQKHKNLMAYKKEMLKYWEEMPINFSTSSSGKTGKEAILNYIESINIAYQK, from the coding sequence ATGAAAATAACTTCTGCTGAATTTGTTATCAGCAACACTAAGTTAGATTTATGCCCAAAACCAGATAAGGCAGAATATGCTTTTATTGGTAGATCTAATGTCGGAAAGTCATCTTTGATAAACTACATTGTAAACAACAAAAATTTAGCTAAAACTTCTGGAAGACCAGGAAAAACTCAACTAATCAACCATTTTATTATTAATGAAGAATGGTACCTAGTTGATCTTCCTGGATATGGATATGCTCAAACTTCAAAAAAGAATAGAGCTAAATGGGAACAGTTTATCTCAGACTACATTTTACAAAGAGAAAATTTACTCAATCTTTTTGTTCTAATCGATTCGAGACTACCTGCTCAAAAAATAGACTTAGACTTTATGGAGTGGCTTGGAGAAAAAGGAGTTCCTTTTTCTATCGTTTTCACCAAAATTGACAAGCTATCAAGTACTCAAAAACATAAAAATTTAATGGCTTATAAAAAAGAAATGCTAAAATACTGGGAAGAAATGCCAATAAATTTCTCTACTTCCTCTTCAGGTAAAACTGGAAAAGAAGCTATCTTAAACTATATCGAATCAATAAACATAGCTTATCAAAAATAA
- a CDS encoding alpha/beta fold hydrolase, whose protein sequence is MSFENEIIKEGEFQYFEKGEGHTIIILHGLFGALSNFEELVDEFSKNFRVVVPIMPMYDLPILQTNIKNFTKYIEDFINFKQLNNFTVLGNSLGGHIALVYTKQNPEKVHSMVLTGSSGLYENAFGGSFPRREDKEYLRNKIALTFYDPAIVTDDLVDMLYDIVMDKGKLIRVLSIAKSAIRHNMSNDIPNYKMPVCLIWGKNDNVTPPHVADEFHEKFPDSDLYWIDKCGHAPMMEHPKEFNDILGSWLKSKFNF, encoded by the coding sequence ATGAGCTTCGAAAACGAAATAATTAAAGAAGGTGAATTTCAATACTTCGAAAAAGGAGAAGGACACACAATTATAATTCTTCATGGTTTATTTGGTGCTCTAAGCAATTTTGAAGAATTGGTAGATGAGTTTTCTAAAAACTTCAGAGTAGTTGTACCTATCATGCCTATGTATGATTTACCAATACTCCAGACCAACATCAAAAATTTTACAAAATATATTGAAGATTTCATTAACTTCAAACAGCTTAACAATTTTACTGTCTTAGGAAATTCTTTGGGCGGCCATATTGCATTAGTCTACACAAAACAAAACCCAGAAAAAGTTCATTCGATGGTGCTTACTGGAAGTTCTGGACTCTACGAAAATGCTTTTGGAGGCTCTTTCCCAAGAAGAGAGGATAAAGAGTATTTGAGAAATAAAATTGCTTTAACATTTTACGATCCAGCAATAGTTACCGACGATTTAGTTGATATGCTTTACGACATTGTTATGGACAAAGGAAAATTAATCAGAGTGCTTTCTATAGCTAAATCAGCAATTAGGCACAATATGAGCAATGATATTCCAAACTATAAAATGCCTGTTTGTTTGATTTGGGGTAAAAATGACAATGTCACACCTCCTCATGTTGCAGATGAATTTCATGAGAAATTTCCTGATTCCGATTTATACTGGATAGACAAATGCGGACACGCACCAATGATGGAACACCCTAAAGAATTTAATGATATTTTAGGTAGTTGGCTTAAATCAAAATTTAACTTTTAA
- the mraZ gene encoding division/cell wall cluster transcriptional repressor MraZ, with translation MANFIGEFECKMDAKGRVMIPSGLRKQLDPAAQEKFVLNRGFEKCLVLYPKNEWEHISAEVNKLNQYVKKNREFVRYFYRGASELGLDSTGRILFPKRMLDYAAVEKDVVLFAYSNRIEVWDKSTYDGLLTDEPDDFADLAEEVMGNAGNKGADELS, from the coding sequence ATGGCAAACTTTATAGGAGAATTTGAGTGTAAAATGGATGCAAAAGGAAGGGTGATGATTCCTTCTGGTTTGCGTAAGCAGTTGGATCCAGCGGCTCAGGAGAAGTTTGTCTTAAATCGAGGGTTTGAAAAGTGTTTGGTTTTATATCCAAAAAATGAGTGGGAGCATATTAGTGCAGAAGTGAATAAGCTTAATCAGTATGTGAAAAAGAATAGAGAGTTTGTGCGATATTTTTACAGGGGCGCGTCAGAGTTAGGGTTGGATTCGACGGGAAGAATTTTGTTTCCAAAGCGAATGTTGGATTATGCGGCAGTTGAGAAAGATGTTGTTTTGTTTGCTTATTCTAACAGAATTGAGGTTTGGGATAAGTCAACTTATGATGGTTTATTGACTGATGAGCCAGATGATTTTGCAGATTTAGCGGAAGAGGTTATGGGTAATGCTGGAAATAAGGGGGCTGATGAGTTATCATAA
- the rsmH gene encoding 16S rRNA (cytosine(1402)-N(4))-methyltransferase RsmH: MRGLMSYHNPVMLLECMDGLAIKDGGIYVDVTFGGGGHSKEILKRLKGGRLIGFDQDADALENKIDDDRFVLVPQNFKYLKNYLKMYGVSGVDGLLADLGVSSHQFDVGERGFSIRFDGPLDMRMNQKTDLTAEKIINDYDEDALVRLFREYGEIKNAKKLVFEIVSARLGGRIKTTAELIDIASSCTVGKMRNKYLAQVFQALRIEVNDEMAVLKDLLLQAKEVLNPGGRLVVMTYHSLEDRLVKNYLRKGSFSGELEKDFFGNPLLDFKIINKKPIVSSVEELAINNRARSAKLRVAEKL, encoded by the coding sequence ATAAGGGGGCTGATGAGTTATCATAATCCTGTAATGCTGCTTGAGTGTATGGATGGGCTTGCTATTAAGGATGGTGGGATTTATGTGGATGTAACTTTTGGTGGTGGAGGTCATTCGAAAGAAATTTTGAAAAGATTAAAGGGTGGTAGGTTGATTGGTTTTGATCAAGATGCAGATGCTTTGGAGAATAAGATAGATGATGATCGATTTGTGTTGGTTCCTCAAAATTTTAAGTATTTAAAAAATTACTTAAAAATGTACGGAGTTTCTGGTGTTGATGGTTTGTTGGCTGATTTAGGGGTTTCTTCTCATCAGTTTGATGTTGGGGAACGAGGTTTTTCGATTCGATTTGATGGTCCGCTGGATATGAGGATGAATCAAAAAACTGACTTAACTGCTGAGAAAATAATTAACGACTATGATGAGGATGCTTTGGTTCGATTGTTCCGTGAGTATGGAGAAATTAAAAATGCTAAAAAATTAGTGTTTGAAATTGTTTCGGCAAGATTGGGAGGGAGGATAAAAACGACAGCAGAATTAATTGATATAGCTAGTTCTTGTACGGTTGGAAAAATGAGAAATAAGTATTTGGCGCAAGTTTTTCAAGCGTTAAGAATTGAAGTGAATGATGAAATGGCTGTGTTGAAAGATTTGCTATTACAGGCAAAAGAGGTGTTAAATCCGGGGGGTAGATTAGTTGTAATGACATATCATTCTCTAGAGGATAGGTTAGTGAAGAATTATTTGAGAAAGGGGAGCTTTTCTGGGGAATTAGAAAAAGATTTTTTTGGTAATCCATTGCTGGATTTTAAGATAATTAATAAAAAGCCAATAGTTTCTTCAGTGGAGGAATTGGCAATAAATAACAGAGCAAGAAGTGCAAAATTAAGAGTGGCTGAAAAGCTTTAA
- a CDS encoding FtsL-like putative cell division protein — MNTFKKNDVKTESKKETSKVVKSLSSIFSGSFLNKDNVVSSLPYVFFLTLLGILYIANGYYSEKTVRDLYRVGSELKELRSEYITIKSDFNFKSKQSQVAEATVDFGIKESIVPPSKIVVNKAEAKSVIQPN; from the coding sequence ATGAATACTTTTAAAAAAAACGACGTAAAAACAGAATCAAAAAAAGAGACCTCAAAGGTTGTTAAGTCGTTGTCTTCAATATTTTCAGGGAGTTTTTTAAATAAGGATAATGTAGTTTCTTCTTTGCCTTATGTGTTTTTCTTAACCTTGTTGGGTATTCTTTATATCGCTAATGGGTACTATTCGGAAAAAACAGTAAGAGATTTATATCGTGTTGGTTCTGAGTTAAAAGAGCTTCGTTCGGAGTATATAACTATTAAATCAGATTTTAATTTTAAAAGTAAGCAATCTCAAGTGGCTGAGGCTACTGTGGATTTTGGGATTAAAGAGTCGATTGTTCCGCCAAGTAAAATAGTTGTTAATAAAGCAGAAGCTAAAAGTGTAATACAGCCTAATTAA